A genomic segment from Sorangium aterium encodes:
- a CDS encoding polyamine ABC transporter substrate-binding protein: protein MKRISALLILMFVPLLCLLGCGKKESPAPQQAAASGSAPATEPKPGNELNLFGWSEYVPQEVLDGFTKETGIKVNYETFASNEEMLSKLLAGGTRYDLIQPSEYAVEALIRQKKLQLLDQSRIPNLKNIAPAFRNQPHDPELKYSVPWMATVVGIVVNTQKVKEPVKGFKDVFQPKYKGRIVALNDNREMVSWVMVTMGMNANDVTPENLAKVKPTLAEWIKLVKVFDSDSPKTALLNGDVDIGVVWSGEAALLYQENKDKFQFVLPQEGTHKAIDSLVIPDSAQNKIGAEMFMNYILRPEVSKLISDKFPYTNPNAEARKLLTPEQLANPASYPPIAGLETFHDIGKAAADVDKLVTDLKASE, encoded by the coding sequence ATGAAACGCATCTCAGCGCTCTTGATACTGATGTTCGTCCCGCTCCTCTGCCTCCTCGGCTGCGGGAAGAAGGAGAGCCCGGCGCCGCAGCAGGCGGCCGCCTCGGGGAGCGCCCCGGCGACCGAGCCGAAGCCCGGCAACGAGCTCAACCTCTTCGGGTGGTCCGAGTACGTCCCCCAGGAGGTCCTGGACGGCTTCACGAAGGAGACGGGGATCAAGGTCAACTACGAGACCTTCGCCTCGAACGAGGAGATGCTGTCGAAGCTCCTCGCGGGGGGCACCCGGTACGACCTCATCCAGCCCTCGGAGTACGCGGTCGAGGCGCTCATCAGGCAGAAGAAGCTGCAGCTGCTCGATCAATCGCGCATCCCGAACCTGAAGAACATCGCGCCCGCGTTCAGGAACCAGCCGCACGACCCGGAGCTCAAGTACTCGGTCCCGTGGATGGCCACGGTCGTGGGCATCGTCGTCAACACCCAGAAGGTGAAGGAGCCCGTGAAGGGCTTCAAGGACGTGTTCCAGCCGAAGTACAAGGGGCGCATCGTGGCCCTGAACGACAACCGCGAGATGGTCTCGTGGGTCATGGTGACGATGGGGATGAACGCCAACGACGTGACGCCGGAGAACCTCGCGAAGGTCAAGCCGACCCTCGCGGAGTGGATCAAGCTCGTGAAGGTGTTCGATTCCGACAGCCCGAAGACGGCGCTGCTCAACGGCGACGTCGACATCGGCGTCGTCTGGAGCGGGGAGGCGGCCCTGCTCTACCAGGAGAACAAGGACAAGTTCCAGTTCGTCCTGCCGCAGGAGGGGACGCACAAGGCGATCGACAGCCTGGTGATCCCCGACAGCGCCCAGAACAAGATCGGCGCGGAGATGTTCATGAACTACATCCTCCGCCCCGAGGTCAGCAAGCTCATCTCGGACAAGTTCCCTTACACGAACCCGAACGCGGAGGCGCGCAAGCTGCTCACGCCGGAGCAGCTCGCGAACCCGGCGAGCTACCCGCCCATCGCGGGGCTGGAGACCTTCCACGACATCGGCAAGGCGGCCGCGGACGTGGACAAGCTCGTGACCGACCTCAAGGCGTCGGAGTGA
- a CDS encoding ABC transporter permease, translating to MNTATGQVVEFQGARRRPGVRGWLLLAPLLIWLFAFVVAPTAIMFVYSFCERDELGQVVFELSLSSYSRVFDPTYVKILLSSIKYAAITTVICLIAGYPVAYFIGRAREGVRNRLLMLVMVPFWTSFLIRTYAWMSILKSEGLLNGLLLYLRIISTPLDIMYTPTAVVIGLVYSYLPFMILPIYGSVEKLDNALIEAAFDLGAGPVSAFSHVIVPLTRPGILAGVLLVFIPALGMFAITDLMGGSRVPMIGNVIQNQFGQARDWPFGAALGMTLLLLFSLFFLLGLRKEPEA from the coding sequence ATGAACACGGCCACCGGGCAGGTCGTCGAGTTCCAGGGCGCCCGGCGGAGGCCGGGCGTCCGCGGGTGGCTGCTGCTCGCCCCGCTCTTGATCTGGCTCTTCGCCTTCGTCGTGGCGCCCACCGCGATCATGTTCGTCTACAGCTTCTGCGAGCGGGACGAGCTCGGGCAGGTGGTCTTCGAGCTCTCGCTGTCGAGCTACTCTCGGGTCTTCGACCCGACCTACGTCAAGATCCTGCTGAGCTCGATCAAGTACGCCGCTATCACCACGGTGATCTGCCTCATCGCAGGTTATCCGGTGGCGTACTTCATCGGGCGGGCCAGGGAGGGCGTCAGGAACCGGCTGCTCATGCTGGTGATGGTGCCGTTCTGGACGAGCTTTCTCATCCGGACGTATGCCTGGATGTCGATCCTCAAGTCGGAGGGGCTCCTCAACGGGCTGCTCCTCTACCTGCGGATCATCTCGACCCCCCTCGACATCATGTACACGCCGACGGCGGTGGTCATCGGCCTCGTCTACTCGTATTTGCCGTTCATGATCCTGCCCATCTACGGGAGCGTCGAGAAGCTCGACAACGCCCTGATCGAGGCGGCGTTCGATCTCGGCGCGGGGCCCGTGTCGGCGTTCTCTCACGTCATCGTCCCGCTCACCCGGCCGGGCATCCTCGCGGGCGTCCTGCTCGTGTTCATCCCGGCGCTCGGGATGTTCGCGATCACCGATCTCATGGGGGGATCGCGCGTGCCGATGATCGGCAACGTCATCCAGAACCAGTTCGGCCAGGCGCGCGACTGGCCCTTCGGCGCCGCGCTCGGCATGACGCTCCTGCTCCTGTTCTCGCTCTTCTTCCTGCTCGGCCTGCGCAAGGAGCCAGAGGCCTGA
- a CDS encoding ABC transporter ATP-binding protein — MDVMVELRAVTKRFGAFHAVSEVDLQIRAGEFITLLGPSGCGKTTLLRMISGFETPSSGTVLLEGKDVTHEPPYRRDVNQVFQSYALFPHMTVQENIGFGLRMKKVPRAEIAERVRAAVAMVSLGGMEQRKPSQLSGGQRQRVALARAIVCRPKVLLLDEPLSALDAKLRHAMQVELKELQKQLGITFVFVTHDQEEALTMSDRIAVINKGRIEQLGDASQIYHRPKTTFVANFIGQANILRATVLSRSGDHARVRLVDGGLELLVNAEHLAGGAGSTLVSIRPEKIALRKEPQGAPENRFEARVEDELFKGATDQLRLRTDAGLVLTAVVANESSGQAALHAGDRVFCHLHPDDIVIVHEE, encoded by the coding sequence ATGGATGTGATGGTCGAGCTCCGCGCGGTCACCAAGCGATTCGGCGCCTTCCACGCCGTGAGCGAGGTCGATCTCCAGATCAGGGCGGGCGAGTTCATCACCCTCCTCGGGCCCTCGGGGTGCGGCAAGACGACGCTGCTCCGGATGATCTCGGGCTTCGAGACGCCGTCGAGCGGCACGGTCCTCCTCGAGGGGAAGGACGTCACGCACGAGCCTCCCTACCGCCGGGACGTGAACCAGGTGTTCCAGAGCTACGCGCTGTTCCCTCACATGACCGTGCAGGAGAACATCGGCTTCGGGCTGCGGATGAAGAAGGTGCCCCGGGCGGAGATCGCCGAGCGGGTCCGGGCCGCGGTCGCGATGGTGTCGCTCGGAGGCATGGAGCAGCGCAAGCCGTCGCAGCTGTCCGGCGGGCAGCGGCAGCGGGTCGCGCTCGCGCGGGCCATCGTGTGCCGCCCGAAGGTCCTGCTGCTCGACGAGCCCCTCTCCGCGCTGGACGCGAAGCTCCGGCACGCCATGCAGGTGGAGCTCAAGGAGCTGCAAAAGCAGCTCGGGATCACCTTCGTGTTCGTGACCCACGACCAGGAAGAGGCGCTCACCATGAGCGACCGCATCGCCGTGATCAACAAGGGCCGGATCGAGCAGCTCGGCGACGCGTCGCAGATCTATCACCGCCCCAAGACGACGTTCGTCGCGAATTTCATCGGCCAGGCCAACATCCTCCGCGCGACCGTCCTCTCGCGGAGCGGCGATCACGCCCGGGTCCGGCTCGTCGACGGGGGGCTCGAGCTCCTCGTCAACGCCGAGCACCTGGCGGGCGGGGCCGGGAGCACCCTTGTCTCCATCCGGCCGGAGAAGATCGCGCTCCGCAAGGAGCCGCAGGGCGCGCCGGAGAACCGCTTCGAGGCGCGCGTGGAGGACGAGCTGTTCAAGGGCGCCACCGACCAGCTGCGCCTCCGGACCGACGCCGGCCTCGTGCTCACGGCGGTGGTCGCCAACGAGAGCTCCGGCCA